TTCCTTTTTATTCTGCCCTTCAACCAAGACACGAACAACGGGCTCGGTTCCAGAAAAACGCACGTAGGTGCGCCCTGAACCTTCCAGTTTGTGATTGATGTCATCCATCATGTTTCGATAGCCGGGAATCGATTCCAAATCCTTGCGCACACTCACCCGGGTGTTAATGAGAACCTGAGGAACGTCTTTCATGAGCTTGGTGAGGTCGCTCAACTTCTTCTTTTCCTGAAGCATAACAGCCAGCACGTGAAGGGCTGCCACGCAACCATCGCCCGTGGTGCTGTGCTCAAGTGAAATAATGTGACCACTTTGCTCTCCACCCAAGGTGTAACCATGATTGCGCATTTCCTCGACCACATACTTGTCACCCACATCGGTGCGCACCAAATTGATTCCATGTTCTTTGAGAGCCAATTCAAGGCCCACATTGCTCATGTGAGTGGCGACGATAGTGTTATCTGGCAAGGCTCTCTTTTTCGCCAAGTGAATCCCACAGATGGCCAAGATGTGATCGCCATTTACGATTTGCCCTTTGTCATCCACCATAATCACCCGGTCGCCGTCCCCATCAAGACTAATACCCACGTCGGCCCGGTACTTCACCACTGCATTGCAGGTTTTCTCAGGGAACAACGCTCCCGTTTTTTCATTGATATTAAATCCATTGGGTCGATCGCCCAATAGAATCACCTCGGCCCCCAACTCCTCAAAAACGGCAGGAGCCACTTTGTAGCCGGCACCACTGGCACAGTCCAAAACAATGCGAACACCGTCGAGCGTAAGATCCAAGGGGAAGGTGTTTTTGACATAGACGATGTAGCGCCCGGCCGCATCGTCGATGCGCTTGGCGCGGCCAATGGCATTGCCGTCAGCCAGATGAG
This is a stretch of genomic DNA from Pseudobdellovibrionaceae bacterium. It encodes these proteins:
- a CDS encoding phosphoglucosamine mutase, whose product is MSLFGTDGIRGTANRFPMTPDIVLRVGQALGYVLRQQPSSRRVKHRMVMIGKDTRLSGYMVEQALSAGLNSMGVWTQLVGPLPTPGIGFLARNMRADAGVVISASHNAYFDNGIKIFGADGFKISGEMEKEIERLVRDVDLNSHLADGNAIGRAKRIDDAAGRYIVYVKNTFPLDLTLDGVRIVLDCASGAGYKVAPAVFEELGAEVILLGDRPNGFNINEKTGALFPEKTCNAVVKYRADVGISLDGDGDRVIMVDDKGQIVNGDHILAICGIHLAKKRALPDNTIVATHMSNVGLELALKEHGINLVRTDVGDKYVVEEMRNHGYTLGGEQSGHIISLEHSTTGDGCVAALHVLAVMLQEKKKLSDLTKLMKDVPQVLINTRVSVRKDLESIPGYRNMMDDINHKLEGSGRTYVRFSGTEPVVRVLVEGQNKKEIGQYAEQIASFLQKELG